A stretch of the Lolium perenne isolate Kyuss_39 chromosome 3, Kyuss_2.0, whole genome shotgun sequence genome encodes the following:
- the LOC139838684 gene encoding phospholipase A(1) LCAT3-like, protein MVYHLYDMIDMLIDCGYEKGTTLFGYGYDFRQSNRIDKALAGLRAKLETAYKASGGKKVNIISHSMGGLLVRCFMSMNHDVFAKYVNKWICIACPFQGAPGCINDSLLTGLQFVYGFESFFFVSRWTMHQLLVECPSIYEMLPNPNFKWKEKPIVQVWRKNPDKDGTADLVLYEATECVSLFEQLICL, encoded by the exons ATGGTGTATCATTTATATGATATGATTGATATGCTCATTGACTGTGGATATGAGAAAGGAACAACACTTTTTGGATATGGTTATGATTTTCGTCAAAGCAACAG GATAGACAAAGCACTGGCTGGTTTGAGAGCGAAACTTGAGACAGCTTATAAGGCCTCTGGTGGAAAAAAAGTTAACATAATCTCACATTCTATGGGAGGATTGCTAGTGCGCTGTTTCATGTCTATGAATCATGAT GTATTTGCAAAGTATGTCAATAAATGGATTTGCATTGCTTGTCCATTCCAAG GTGCCCCGGGATgcataaatgattctctacttacTGGACTGCAGTTTGTTTATGGTTTTGAAAGTTTCTTTTTTGTATCTCGATGGACGATGCACCAACTG CTTGTTGAGTGCCCATCAATCTACGAAATGCTGCCAAATCCAAACTTCAAGTGGAAGGAAAAACCAATCGTTCAGGTTTGGCGAAAGAATCCTGACAAGGATGGAACAGCGGACCTAGTTCTCTATGAAGCAACTGAGTGTGTTTCTCTGTTTGAACAACTTATATGCCTTTGA
- the LOC127319132 gene encoding protein FAR1-RELATED SEQUENCE 5-like, with product MGGKHPQTIITDQDSAMQKAIKAIFPNTVHRSCMFHVITKAENTLHPTFRANEGLYEDFHDIISHSLTVQEFEMMWQQMIDKYKVGHLKQFQDLWGSRTKWVPVYFKTNFFPFLQTTARSEGTNSLFKRGVGVTYSMTSFLKEYQRIMDSIHSREGESNHNAKHKKVPEKKFITKYFIERQAHDLYNIYIFRKFQNLLNDVTRLQVKEEKNRELYLVFQAKNYPIKELRERIYVVQVDMAKDEYNCVCCKFEKDGLLCSHVLKVMLHQNIDKIPEKYFIDRWRKNEKKIQTSIQPERIANNDTLMYNVLSQKLVQLASKGSKSKRKYEYLLKEIDKIEEVMAKMDGEEDEMHENNASRRTVVNLNTTSTDENTHSTIQLQDPDVANTKGRPRHLTIREAIKANKFYKCSHCGSTQHTKKNCHNKHLQYDLPKTKKTRRSKKAGQGEQDPGVTSEVLAAKKPSKRRKKASPKALDNQAPQSLETDRESNVSTQATSVAS from the exons ATGGGAGGCAAACACCCTCAGACAATAATCACTGACCAAGATTCAGCCATGCAAAAAGCAATCAAAGCAATATTCCCCAATACTGTCCACAGATCATGCATGTTCCACGTCATTACTAAGGCAGAGAACACTCTTCACCCCACCTTTCGTGCTAATGAAGGTCTGTATGAAGATTTCCATGACATAATAAGCCACTCCTTGACAGTACAAGAATTTGAGATGATGTGGCAACAAATGATTGACAAATACAAGGTGGGTCACTTAAAGCAATTCCAAGACTTGTGGGGGTCTAGGACGAAATGGGTGCCTGTCTACTTCAAGACAAACTTTTTCCCCTTCTTACAGACCACAGCAAGGAGTGAAGGCACAAACTCACTTTTCAAAAGAGGTGTCGGAGTAACATACAGTATGACAAGTTTCTTAAAGGAGTATCAAAGAATTATGGACTCAATCCATTCAAGGGAAGGCGAGAGCAATCACAACGCAAAACACAAAAAGGTTCCAGAAAAAAAATTCATAACAAAATACTTCATAGAGAGACAGGCACATGATCTTTACAACATATACATATTCAGGAAGTTCCAGAACCTTCTGAATGATGTCACACGCTTACAAGTGAAAGAGGAGAAGAACAGAGAACTGTACCTTGTCTTCCAGGCCAAGAATTATCCCATAAAAGAGCTCCGAGAGAGGATTTATGTCGTCCAAGTTGACATGGCAAAAGATGAGTACAACTGCGTCTGCTGCAAATTTGAAAAGGATGGCTTGTTATGCTCACATGTGCTGAAGGTTATGCTTCATCAAAACATCGACAAAATCCCAGAGAAGTACTTCATAGACAGGTGGcggaaaaatgaaaagaaaatccaaacaagcaTCCAGCCAGAAAGAATTGCTAACAATGATACCCTTATGTACAATGTGTTGTCACAGAAATTAGTTCAGCTAGCCTCTAAAGGATCGAAAAGCAAGAGAAAGTACGAATACCTTTTGAAAGAAATAGACAAAATAGAAGAGGTGATGGCTAAAATGGATGGTGAAGAAGATGAAATGCATGAAAACAACGCATCAAGAAGAACTGTGGTGAATCTGAATACAACATCAACTGATGAAAACACACACTCAACGATCCAACTACAAGACCCTGATGTTGCTAATACAAAGGGAAGACCAAGACATTTGACAATAAGAGAAGCTATCAAGGCAAACAAATTCTACAAGTGCAGCCACTGCGGAAGCACACAACATACTAAGAAAAATTGCCACAACAAGCATCTGCAATACGACTTACCAAAAACTAAGAAGACTAGAAGATCAAAGAAGGCTGGCCAAG GTGAACAAGATCCTGGCGTTACCTCGGAAGTGTTAGCTGCCAAGAAACCTTCGAAAAGGCGCAAGAAAGCTTCACCTAAAGCTCTGGATAACCAAGCTCCGCAATCCCTGGAAACTGACAGAGAAAGCAATGTGTCAACACAAGCTACATCAGTTGCGTCATAG
- the LOC127319141 gene encoding protein FAR1-RELATED SEQUENCE 5-like, translating into MEEGEEEEQGRSLGWNVDLANKLKTTNLQDKSDVLWHEQHGITDACNDESMLLEAGFTFTELLEGKFDKFYTPDPANKKDDNLSGGGSCSEPYFENLRNTGSGTSHSFAIENDKYTNSDTMCDDDPWGKNLFEDMDLDEVVDPHISSTGPANDHIKKFNTGSVESSSSKSAVDTEQSDIQAEDDQKKLSEEDIEKFLENDNAEGRNENADLVLESLKPEVGMRFKTREDAQNFFNTYSFAAGFSVAIVGAYRTTSKKRQNEIVRVTMKCNKSGHTTEVEKDQMVAQRQSTVITKADCKTEMVISEKDGIWSIKTLCLEHNHTLDPHSRFFRSHAYMTTEEKAMIRSLKQSNIPTRQIVSVLGHLRGGSDQLPYNKKKVSNYSTSINIELKNSDMMEVLSFFSKKQTEDPRFYSSFDIDSENKVKSVFWADARARSFYEVCGDCISFDTTFLTNKYNLPFAPIVGVSPHGHTYLFACALIGRGARSVMTENSVFVFRSILNSVL; encoded by the exons atggaggaaggagaagaagaagaacaaggaagaTCCCTCGGCTGGAATGTTGACCTTGCCAACAAGCTGAAAACAACAAATCTCCAG GATAAAAGTGATGTACTCTGGCATGAACAACATGGAATAACAGATGCTTGTAACGATGAGAGCATGCTCCTAgag GCTGGGTTCACTTTCACAGAACTACTGGAAGGAAAATTTGACAAGTTCTACACACCTGACCCTGCAAATAAAAAG GATGATAACTTATCTGGTGGAGGCAGTTGCAGTGAACCATATTTTGAGAATTTGAGAAACACGGGCTCTGGAACTTCCCATTCTTTTGCTATTGAAAATGAT AAATACACCAACTCAGATACCATGTGTGATGACGATCCATGGGGCAAAAATTTATTTGAGGACATGGACCTTGACGAg GTTGTGGATCCACACATATCTTCCACAGGTCCAGCTAATGATCatatcaagaaattcaacactggttCAGTTGAAAGTTCAAGCAGCAAGTCAGCAGTTGATACTGAACAAAGCGACATACAAGCGGAAGATGATCAGAAGAAATTGTCTGAAGAGGACATTGAAAAATTTCTAGAGAATGATAATGCAGAAGGACGCAATGAAAATGCTGATTTAGTGTTGGAAAGTTTGAAACCTGAGGTAGGAATGAGATTCAAAACAAGAGAAGACGCCCAAAATTTCTTCAACACATATTCGTTTGCGGCTGGTTTCTCAGTTGCTATAGTAGGTGCTTACCGAACTACAAGCAAGAAAAGGCAGAATGAAATAGTCAGGGTCACGATGAAATGCAACAAATCCGGGCATACTACTGAAGTAGAAAAGGACCAAATGGTTGCACAAAGACAAAGCACAGTCATAACTAAAGCAGACTGCAAAACTGAGATGGTTATCAGTGAGAAAGATGGGATTTGGAGCATCAAAACTTTGTGTCTTGAACATAATCACACCCTAGACCCCCATAGCAGATTCTTTAGATCTCATGCCTACATGACAACAGAAGAGAAGGCAATGATAAGATCACTGAAACAAAGCAACATACCAACCAGGCAGATTGTTTCAGTTTTGGGACATCTCAGAGGAGGATCAGATCAGCTACCTTACAACAAGAAGAAAGTAAGTAATTACAGCACAAGCATAAACATAGAGCTGAAAAACAGTGACATGATGGAGGTGCTATCATTCTTCAGCAAGAAACAAACAGAGGACCCAAGATTCTACTCTTCGTTTGACATAGACAGTGAGAACAAAGTGAAAAGTGTGTTCTGGGCAGATGCTAGAGCAAGATCATTCTATGAGGTGTGTGGAGATTGTATTAGCTTTGATACCACATTCCTAACAAACAAATACAATCTGCCATTTGCTCCCATAGTAGGCGTCTCCCCACATGGTCATACTTATCTGTTTGCTTGTGCTCTAATCGGTCGGGGTGCGCgttcggtcatgaccgaaaaTTCGGTCTTTGTATTTCGGTCTATTTTGAATTCGGTCctctag